Proteins co-encoded in one Symmachiella macrocystis genomic window:
- a CDS encoding LysM peptidoglycan-binding domain-containing protein, with product MTDNNQRQDADERPDEDTDFDRDADQSSSAAADWGLKKPNSGIGKEIKIGVTILALICGIFGYVLYKKSADGLPDVAIEGDKETDDETPPVEKKNKIVQASSTTPTEETSTVPANAVAGTLGEFPATNARQPDAYAANAPTQNHEQPLRDDYDLMAEADALADARNANAGLLENDEWEADPAAGQLSDTTDLAADSYNDFPPAQDHPPAQTEEFPEPSADEFTSLDDTANPYEVAGNDGEISTLQDDSTTFADPAAEQFTQDETQLDEFSSQEFANDREFAETTEFSDTQEFVDEPAMGNQEPVVEDFEVANDEFGELAEPQTAEVNDYRSPVNEELGGQLEEMTETEFGEPQPTDPRVGEFQNVTRHTGQASSTTIVQRTDESPLEPEQSFENPTPAQDRVNGYHAVSSYQNEIESTNRAAAPDQFTVDETGFDEQGYVGSTDVASPIAQDNQTYGFDQRQQVEETFDTPVPHNGPSYVVESNDSFWSIARQTYGDPKYFQALAKYNERTIPNPKAMRPGIEIATPAAAELEQLYPDLLGNVEQVARHVPAVETPIASGDFLDSEEFRGRVGYGTGETISRAAADASGYSIARDGRPQYRVSSGDNLGTIARRHLGKASRWEEIYRLNQDRLADPNRLKIGTVLRLPDDARQEAVVNRPTYSR from the coding sequence ATGACGGATAACAATCAGCGGCAGGATGCCGACGAACGCCCCGATGAAGATACGGATTTTGATAGGGACGCCGACCAGTCGTCCAGTGCGGCAGCCGATTGGGGTTTGAAAAAGCCCAATTCTGGCATCGGCAAGGAAATCAAAATCGGTGTGACAATCTTGGCACTGATTTGCGGAATCTTTGGCTACGTGCTGTATAAGAAATCCGCGGATGGACTCCCCGATGTCGCGATTGAGGGCGACAAGGAAACAGACGACGAAACTCCGCCTGTCGAGAAGAAAAACAAAATCGTCCAAGCGAGTAGCACGACTCCGACCGAAGAGACTTCCACAGTCCCTGCGAATGCAGTCGCGGGCACGCTTGGTGAGTTTCCGGCGACCAATGCTCGTCAACCCGATGCGTATGCTGCAAATGCTCCAACGCAAAATCACGAGCAGCCGCTCCGGGACGATTACGATCTAATGGCCGAAGCGGATGCACTTGCCGATGCGCGCAATGCCAACGCCGGCCTGCTGGAAAACGATGAATGGGAGGCCGATCCAGCTGCGGGACAGTTGTCCGACACTACGGACCTGGCCGCTGACAGCTACAACGATTTTCCGCCCGCCCAAGACCATCCGCCCGCTCAGACCGAAGAGTTTCCCGAACCGAGCGCAGACGAATTCACGAGTCTGGACGATACGGCGAATCCGTATGAGGTTGCAGGGAACGACGGTGAAATCAGCACACTCCAAGACGATTCCACAACCTTCGCCGATCCAGCCGCTGAGCAATTTACTCAGGATGAAACACAGCTCGACGAGTTCTCAAGTCAAGAATTCGCCAACGATCGAGAATTTGCCGAAACTACAGAATTCTCAGACACGCAAGAGTTCGTAGACGAACCGGCGATGGGAAATCAGGAACCGGTGGTTGAGGATTTCGAGGTCGCTAACGACGAATTTGGTGAGTTGGCTGAGCCCCAGACTGCTGAGGTGAACGATTACCGCTCTCCGGTGAATGAGGAATTGGGCGGTCAGCTAGAAGAAATGACTGAGACCGAATTCGGTGAGCCGCAGCCAACCGACCCGCGCGTCGGGGAATTTCAGAATGTGACGCGACACACCGGGCAGGCGAGTAGTACGACGATTGTGCAGCGGACCGATGAATCACCGTTGGAACCAGAACAGTCGTTTGAAAATCCGACACCAGCCCAAGACCGCGTCAACGGATACCATGCCGTCAGCAGCTACCAAAACGAAATCGAAAGCACCAACCGCGCCGCCGCTCCCGATCAATTCACGGTGGATGAAACCGGGTTCGATGAACAGGGATACGTCGGATCGACCGATGTGGCCTCCCCCATTGCGCAGGACAACCAGACCTATGGTTTCGACCAACGGCAACAAGTCGAGGAAACCTTTGACACGCCGGTTCCCCACAATGGTCCAAGCTACGTCGTCGAATCGAACGATAGTTTTTGGTCAATCGCCCGGCAGACTTATGGCGATCCCAAATATTTTCAAGCTTTAGCCAAATACAACGAACGAACTATTCCCAATCCCAAAGCCATGCGGCCCGGCATCGAAATTGCGACCCCCGCAGCTGCTGAATTGGAGCAGTTGTATCCTGATCTGTTGGGGAACGTCGAACAGGTCGCGCGGCACGTGCCGGCAGTTGAGACCCCGATCGCGTCAGGTGACTTTTTGGATAGTGAGGAATTTCGCGGTCGCGTTGGTTACGGAACCGGAGAAACCATTTCTCGCGCAGCGGCCGATGCCTCGGGTTACTCGATTGCCAGAGACGGTCGTCCTCAGTATCGAGTCTCTTCGGGTGACAACCTAGGCACGATTGCTCGGCGGCATTTGGGGAAAGCTTCCCGTTGGGAAGAGATTTACCGGCTCAACCAGGACCGCCTCGCAGACCCAAATCGCCTCAAAATCGGCACGGTCTTGCGACTTCCCGACGATGCCCGCCAGGAAGCGGTCGTCAATCGCCCCACTTACAGTCGATAA
- a CDS encoding MTH1187 family thiamine-binding protein, with product MVLLEFSMTPLGKGESVSPYVARSVEIISQSGLDYRLHAMGTVIEGEWDEVMAVVTKCYEAMSVDCDRVTCSVKIDARRGASGRLVSKVRSIEDKVAGDLKTSES from the coding sequence GTGGTTTTATTAGAATTCAGCATGACGCCTTTGGGCAAAGGCGAAAGTGTGAGTCCCTATGTGGCGCGGTCTGTGGAAATCATTTCGCAGAGCGGTCTGGACTATCGTTTGCACGCTATGGGGACGGTCATCGAAGGAGAATGGGACGAAGTGATGGCCGTCGTGACCAAGTGTTACGAAGCCATGAGCGTCGACTGTGACCGCGTGACCTGTTCAGTCAAAATCGATGCCCGTCGCGGAGCCAGCGGTCGGCTGGTCTCTAAAGTGCGCAGCATCGAAGATAAAGTCGCCGGCGATCTCAAGACCTCCGAATCCTAA
- the rsmH gene encoding 16S rRNA (cytosine(1402)-N(4))-methyltransferase RsmH translates to MPSSSPSDSTPPLSVHLPVLMREVLRAINPQPGQIIVDGTAGGGGHSREILKRIGETGTLIGLDRDPMMLKLAAQKVQGENVHLVQASYALLPQVLEDLGIAQVDGILLDLGLSSDQLADRRRGFGFAAEGPLDLRFDTTAGEPAWQLLERLNEEELATIFMEFGEERFATQIAARIVETRKRKPILTAQDLTTVVTAEVSSKRSARSDRQPATRVFQALRIAANEELGQLEVFLKSHLQDFLKTGGRGAIISFHSLEDRLVKNAFRDKHRFRLLTPKPVIPAAVEQRANPRSRSAKLRAVERL, encoded by the coding sequence ATGCCCAGCTCCTCTCCTTCTGACTCAACGCCGCCGCTATCCGTCCATCTCCCCGTGCTCATGCGCGAGGTGCTTCGCGCGATCAATCCGCAGCCGGGACAAATCATCGTCGACGGCACCGCCGGCGGCGGGGGGCATAGTCGCGAAATCCTCAAACGGATCGGCGAGACCGGGACGCTTATCGGCTTGGACCGCGATCCGATGATGTTGAAGTTGGCCGCCCAGAAGGTCCAGGGCGAAAATGTTCATCTGGTCCAGGCGTCCTACGCACTGTTACCGCAGGTCTTGGAGGATTTGGGGATCGCCCAAGTCGACGGTATATTGCTCGACTTGGGATTGTCTTCGGATCAATTGGCCGACCGGCGGCGGGGATTCGGGTTTGCCGCCGAAGGCCCATTGGATCTGCGGTTCGACACCACCGCAGGGGAACCAGCCTGGCAATTGTTGGAGCGGCTCAACGAAGAGGAGCTCGCAACAATTTTTATGGAATTCGGCGAGGAGCGTTTTGCCACACAAATTGCCGCACGCATTGTTGAGACGCGAAAACGAAAACCAATCCTCACCGCGCAGGATCTGACCACTGTCGTCACTGCAGAGGTTAGCTCAAAACGCTCAGCCCGTTCCGACCGTCAACCGGCGACGCGCGTGTTCCAAGCGCTGCGGATCGCCGCCAATGAGGAGTTGGGGCAACTGGAGGTTTTTCTCAAATCGCATCTCCAAGATTTTTTGAAAACTGGCGGCCGAGGAGCCATAATTAGCTTCCATTCGCTGGAAGACAGGTTGGTAAAAAACGCGTTTCGTGATAAACACCGCTTTCGTTTATTGACACCGAAACCGGTGATTCCGGCGGCAGTGGAGCAGAGGGCGAATCCACGGTCGCGATCGGCCAAGTTACGAGCGGTGGAAAGATTATGA
- a CDS encoding flavin reductase family protein — MADEKNSELAQVLGRIPSGVFILTCGDDNGNTTGMLASWVQQAAFEPPTISVVVKEGRYVNDWLGQTGRAVVNVISESQKQLLGHFGRGFEPDQPAFEGLDITTGETGLPILSDSLGYLEGEVVESLAAGDHRVYLLKVIAAGSGPRLADESPMIHIRKNGFNY; from the coding sequence ATGGCAGACGAAAAAAACAGCGAACTGGCCCAAGTGTTGGGGCGGATTCCCAGCGGGGTGTTCATCCTCACCTGTGGTGACGACAACGGCAACACGACCGGCATGCTGGCCAGTTGGGTTCAACAGGCGGCCTTTGAGCCCCCCACGATTTCTGTCGTGGTTAAAGAGGGGCGCTATGTGAACGACTGGTTGGGGCAAACCGGCCGAGCGGTCGTGAATGTCATCAGTGAGTCACAGAAACAATTGCTCGGCCATTTCGGTCGCGGCTTCGAACCGGATCAACCGGCGTTTGAAGGTTTGGACATCACCACTGGCGAAACCGGTTTGCCGATCTTGTCGGACAGTCTGGGGTATCTGGAAGGCGAAGTTGTCGAGAGTCTCGCCGCTGGAGATCATCGCGTCTATCTGCTGAAGGTCATTGCCGCTGGCAGCGGTCCCCGCTTGGCGGATGAGTCCCCGATGATTCATATCCGTAAAAACGGTTTTAACTATTAA
- a CDS encoding peptidoglycan D,D-transpeptidase FtsI family protein has translation MSQDRQHDAANDPARTSWREWLLRSMLVGVWLVLAGRLVFLQMIQGPRLRQQVEKQWAAHEVLPARPGDITDRNGRLLATTVSVRSLFVVPAQIEQRWQFAAQLADALGRDRDQVFQRISAHGDKQFLWMARRLTDEQAAVIRDLDLPRDCFGFRDEFLRVYPQGEIAAQVLGIRDIDGIGRGGLEEHLNEALRGRDGRRSVARDARGHVVEVSERITRPPQHGQTVRLTLDAVIQLHAQRALQKIMQDWKPKSACAIVLEPQTGGVLAMANCPTFDPNHLNNVPDEAWKNHAIASIYEPGSTFKPFIVATAIEQGLIQPDEMFDCEHGEYRMGRRVLHDHHGYGELSVTDILVKSSNIGMAKIGERLTNPGIHATAVKFGFGRKTGIELPGELKGMLRPLRKWNSYSTGSVPMGQEIAVTPLQLISATAGLANGGRQCTPHLVENQRSGIAGPATVIVSQTVDANVADWIVQGPMTEVVRRGTGRNAKSKDYTVFGKTGTAQKPDPQTGAYSNQLHVSSFICGAPAENPQALVLVVVDEPSVGPNHYGGTIAAPAAAQILKKTLEQMREREVELATQPRQFR, from the coding sequence ATGTCTCAAGACCGACAACACGACGCCGCCAACGATCCCGCGCGTACTAGTTGGCGGGAATGGCTGTTGCGTTCGATGCTTGTCGGCGTGTGGTTGGTACTGGCTGGGCGGTTGGTGTTCTTGCAGATGATTCAAGGCCCACGGCTCAGGCAACAGGTCGAAAAGCAATGGGCCGCGCACGAAGTCTTACCGGCCCGCCCGGGCGATATTACCGATCGCAACGGACGCCTGTTGGCGACAACGGTCTCGGTGCGAAGCCTGTTTGTCGTACCCGCGCAGATCGAGCAGCGTTGGCAATTCGCCGCCCAATTGGCTGATGCCCTCGGACGCGATCGTGACCAGGTGTTCCAACGCATCTCCGCGCACGGCGACAAGCAATTCCTCTGGATGGCGCGGCGATTGACCGACGAACAGGCCGCCGTCATTCGCGATTTGGACCTGCCCCGCGATTGTTTCGGATTTCGTGACGAGTTTCTCCGCGTTTATCCCCAAGGCGAAATTGCCGCTCAAGTGTTGGGTATCCGAGACATTGATGGGATCGGTCGCGGCGGGTTGGAGGAGCACCTCAATGAGGCCCTACGCGGCCGCGATGGCCGACGCTCCGTGGCGCGGGATGCGCGGGGCCATGTGGTCGAGGTCAGCGAACGCATTACCCGTCCGCCGCAGCACGGCCAAACCGTTCGGCTCACCTTAGATGCGGTCATTCAGCTGCATGCGCAACGGGCGCTGCAAAAAATCATGCAGGACTGGAAACCAAAATCTGCTTGCGCCATCGTGCTCGAACCCCAAACCGGCGGCGTGTTGGCGATGGCCAATTGCCCCACATTTGACCCCAATCATCTCAACAACGTTCCCGATGAGGCTTGGAAAAACCATGCGATTGCATCGATATATGAACCAGGATCGACATTCAAACCATTCATCGTCGCCACCGCGATCGAACAAGGGTTGATTCAGCCCGACGAAATGTTCGACTGCGAGCATGGCGAATACCGCATGGGACGGCGGGTTCTGCACGATCACCATGGCTATGGCGAGCTGAGCGTGACGGACATTCTGGTGAAGTCCAGTAATATCGGCATGGCCAAAATCGGTGAGCGGCTGACAAATCCGGGAATCCATGCCACCGCTGTGAAATTCGGTTTCGGTCGCAAGACCGGCATTGAACTGCCCGGCGAACTGAAAGGGATGTTGCGTCCGTTGCGAAAGTGGAACAGCTACTCGACCGGCTCCGTTCCCATGGGGCAGGAGATTGCCGTCACACCGTTGCAATTGATCTCCGCCACTGCGGGACTGGCCAATGGCGGACGGCAATGCACACCGCACTTGGTGGAAAATCAGCGATCAGGAATCGCGGGGCCGGCAACTGTGATCGTCTCGCAAACGGTCGATGCCAATGTTGCGGATTGGATCGTGCAAGGCCCCATGACCGAGGTGGTGCGACGCGGCACAGGGCGAAATGCGAAGTCGAAGGATTATACGGTGTTCGGAAAAACCGGTACCGCCCAAAAACCCGATCCGCAAACCGGCGCGTATTCCAACCAGTTGCACGTCAGTTCCTTCATCTGCGGTGCTCCTGCGGAGAATCCGCAAGCGCTGGTGCTGGTGGTCGTCGATGAGCCTTCCGTAGGACCCAACCATTACGGCGGAACCATCGCCGCCCCCGCCGCAGCTCAAATCCTCAAAAAAACGCTCGAACAAATGCGCGAACGCGAAGTCGAACTAGCCACCCAACCACGCCAGTTTCGCTAG
- a CDS encoding glycosyltransferase has protein sequence MSPPSPPIRLAFCITDLDPGGAERALVQIVTRLDRTRWEPVVYCLSAPGDLVAVLEAADIPVTCFGASGLRSIGVIRQLARALKQNRPQLLQTFLFHANLIGRLAARWAGVSQIVSGIRVAEKRINLHLRLDRLTNSLVAFNVCVSQAVADFSIERGGLSPKKTIVIPNGVDYEKFAHAQPLSLTEFGIPPDSRVVVTVGRLDPQKGLTFLLPAFSEVHSQYPDAHLLLVGEGPQREELQSMTNDLGLNTHIHFAGWQPDVPGILKSCDCQVLASLWEGMANVVLEGMAAGIPILATAVEGVAEQIVSGENGIVVEAGSASALVVGMNQLLDDPQNAQTMAARAQVVVEERFTWDKVAAQYDSLYAEIVGIPPLTKSEPGT, from the coding sequence GTGTCGCCACCATCCCCACCGATTCGCTTGGCGTTTTGCATCACGGATCTTGATCCGGGAGGCGCCGAACGGGCGTTGGTGCAGATCGTGACCCGCTTGGATCGCACCCGCTGGGAACCAGTGGTTTACTGCCTCTCAGCCCCCGGCGATCTGGTTGCTGTCTTAGAAGCGGCCGATATTCCGGTAACCTGTTTCGGAGCCAGCGGCTTGCGGAGCATTGGCGTGATACGGCAACTGGCCCGCGCCCTAAAACAGAACCGGCCGCAATTGCTGCAGACGTTCTTGTTTCATGCCAATCTGATCGGACGCCTCGCTGCACGCTGGGCGGGCGTTTCGCAGATCGTATCGGGCATTCGTGTTGCTGAAAAACGGATAAACTTGCACCTACGTTTGGATCGACTGACAAACTCGCTGGTCGCCTTCAACGTTTGTGTCAGCCAAGCGGTGGCTGATTTTTCGATAGAGCGCGGCGGCCTGTCGCCGAAAAAAACGATCGTGATTCCCAACGGTGTGGACTACGAAAAGTTCGCACACGCGCAACCGTTGTCACTGACTGAATTCGGCATCCCGCCCGACAGCCGCGTTGTCGTGACGGTCGGACGCTTGGATCCGCAGAAGGGTTTAACGTTTTTATTGCCGGCGTTTTCAGAAGTACACTCGCAATACCCCGATGCGCATTTGCTGTTAGTGGGCGAGGGACCTCAGCGCGAGGAACTACAGTCGATGACAAACGATTTGGGTTTGAACACGCACATACACTTCGCAGGATGGCAGCCTGATGTGCCGGGGATTTTGAAGTCGTGCGACTGCCAAGTGTTGGCCTCGTTGTGGGAAGGGATGGCCAACGTGGTTTTGGAGGGCATGGCGGCCGGTATTCCGATTCTTGCCACCGCCGTTGAGGGCGTCGCTGAGCAAATCGTCAGTGGGGAAAATGGAATCGTGGTCGAGGCTGGTTCGGCCTCGGCATTGGTTGTGGGGATGAATCAGTTGCTTGACGATCCCCAAAACGCGCAAACCATGGCAGCACGCGCGCAAGTGGTTGTAGAGGAGAGGTTTACGTGGGACAAGGTTGCCGCGCAATATGACAGTTTGTATGCGGAAATTGTGGGCATTCCTCCGCTCACAAAGAGTGAACCTGGGACATAG
- the mraZ gene encoding division/cell wall cluster transcriptional repressor MraZ, with protein sequence MPLTGTFNRSMDDKSRFAVPKRLREQFGEEELRSIYVAPGTECSLDLYSKIAFEELADRVATMSPTRADIRNFKRLFYGRAERVDLDSQGRIRIPERLVTFAGLQKEVVLIGVHDHVEVWDAAVWQQFLENHSTDFDSMAAGVFE encoded by the coding sequence ATGCCTCTGACCGGGACTTTTAACAGAAGCATGGATGACAAGAGTCGATTCGCCGTCCCCAAGCGTTTGCGTGAACAATTTGGTGAGGAGGAACTTCGCAGTATCTACGTGGCTCCGGGAACGGAGTGCTCACTAGATCTTTACTCAAAGATAGCGTTCGAAGAATTAGCGGATCGAGTTGCTACCATGTCGCCAACGCGGGCCGACATCCGCAATTTCAAGCGGTTGTTTTATGGGCGAGCGGAAAGAGTCGACCTCGATTCCCAGGGACGGATTCGGATTCCCGAACGTCTCGTGACTTTTGCCGGTCTCCAAAAGGAGGTTGTCCTGATTGGTGTCCACGACCATGTTGAGGTCTGGGACGCTGCGGTGTGGCAACAATTTTTGGAGAATCACTCTACAGATTTTGACAGCATGGCGGCTGGCGTGTTCGAATGA
- the queA gene encoding tRNA preQ1(34) S-adenosylmethionine ribosyltransferase-isomerase QueA, with product MQQLSDYDYELPSELIARQPAEKRDGSRLLVLDRSTGTIEHAHITDLPRYLRAGDTLVLNDTKVLPARLLGKRTATGGAWEGLYLGCDAEQRWQILSKTRGKLQPGESITLLPAHPADSAAEFHLTLLERDDDGGWFARPEREGDAVEILRQFGTVPLPPYIERELATSDDWQRYQTTYARSYGAVAAPTAGLHFTPELLEECRQQGVGQEFVTLHVGIGTFRPISVENLDEHRMHEEWCELDATVAQQLRNTRSQGGRIVAVGTTSVRTLESAARNGKIAAYQDQTDLFIRPPYTFQAVDVLLTNFHLPKSSLLVMISAFASYDLIRQAYAEAIAQQYRFFSYGDAMLIL from the coding sequence ATGCAGCAGCTTTCTGATTATGACTACGAATTGCCGAGCGAATTGATTGCGCGACAACCGGCGGAAAAGCGAGATGGGTCGCGATTGTTGGTCCTGGATCGCAGTACGGGCACGATCGAACACGCGCACATCACCGATCTGCCGCGGTATTTGAGAGCCGGAGACACGCTGGTTTTGAATGACACCAAGGTGCTCCCCGCACGATTGCTCGGCAAGCGGACCGCCACCGGCGGGGCTTGGGAGGGGTTGTATCTCGGCTGTGATGCCGAGCAGCGGTGGCAGATACTAAGCAAAACACGGGGCAAATTGCAGCCGGGTGAGTCGATTACCTTGCTGCCAGCGCATCCCGCGGATTCGGCGGCCGAATTTCATTTGACGCTGCTGGAACGCGATGACGACGGGGGGTGGTTCGCCCGCCCTGAGCGAGAGGGGGATGCGGTCGAGATCTTACGGCAATTTGGAACCGTTCCCTTACCGCCATACATTGAACGCGAATTGGCGACCTCGGACGATTGGCAACGCTACCAAACCACCTACGCCCGCAGCTACGGAGCCGTCGCCGCTCCAACAGCCGGGTTGCACTTCACGCCGGAATTACTTGAAGAGTGTAGACAGCAAGGCGTGGGGCAGGAATTTGTGACGCTCCACGTCGGCATCGGCACCTTCCGGCCAATCTCCGTCGAAAACCTCGACGAGCACCGCATGCATGAGGAGTGGTGCGAACTGGATGCAACCGTCGCGCAGCAGTTGCGAAACACCAGATCACAAGGCGGCCGCATCGTGGCAGTCGGAACCACGAGCGTCCGCACGTTGGAGTCAGCAGCCCGCAACGGCAAAATTGCCGCCTACCAGGATCAAACCGACCTCTTCATCCGCCCGCCCTACACGTTTCAAGCGGTCGATGTCCTACTGACCAACTTCCATCTCCCCAAGTCGAGCCTACTGGTCATGATCAGCGCCTTCGCCAGCTACGACTTAATCCGCCAAGCCTATGCCGAAGCGATTGCCCAGCAGTATCGCTTTTTTAGTTACGGCGATGCGATGTTGATTTTGTGA